From the Dermacentor variabilis isolate Ectoservices chromosome 5, ASM5094787v1, whole genome shotgun sequence genome, the window GTGCCATGCGCTGCGCGCTCTCGTGTACAGCACGGACTACACGTAATGTGGCCCAAAAGTCTTGAATTTCATAACAACGCTGCAGGCATTTGTTGCACAAATAAAATCGCGCGCAGGTTTTTTTCCGACTATTGTTGTTTTTGATCAAGCCGTGTTAAAATGCTTCTTGCAACACACGGAGAGCTCGTATAACACATCTATCAGTCGAATTCTTATTTGAAGCTGAAGCAGACATCTCCAATCTCCGTGCTCGAAGTAGCTCAGTGCATTTGCTCTCAGAGAGGGTTGCCGCTCCGCTTCGGGCCGCTTTCGCAAAAGCTGCCGATAACGTCAACTTGCTGGGCAGCTCACTTTCTCGCGCCTTTTGGAACTGCTTGCGTGAAGGGTGCCGGTAATGTTGAACTGCCGTattgctcactttctttttttttcgtttgttcgtATGCCCTGCAGAAAGTTCGCCCACCACTGGCTTTTTCGAGGCCTGCACAGCTCTGGTTTTGCTATGTCAGAGCAGTATAGCAGCGACGAAGATGCCTGGTAAATACTGCTGATTTCGATATTTCCATTCTTAGTTCCTGTGATTTGAATTACAGCACAGTCCACCAAAAGTTAAAAATTAGCACTGTGCTGTGTGGTGTGGCTCGGTGGAGCATGGGTTGTTGCGCCACTGTGATAAGGTATCAGCATGTAAACAGTGGAGTCACAAGTCTTGGAGTTAGTGGTTTACCCACACCCTTCGTGGACTGTGTGCAGAGATCAGTTAGGAATTAAGCTAGTGCAACTACTCGAGTGCTTTTTCACCTCATTTTATGTTTTGCCAACTGTACACAGGCTTATTTAATGTCTGCATTTCTTTGAAcatgataaagaaagaaagattgcacGCAAAAATTCTCCGTTGCTTGGTAAATGACCAGGAGAAATTCTGAAATAAAGCACTCCTTGTAACAGTCGATGGTGCAACATCACTTCACATCAGTCAGTTGTTCGTATGTAATGTCAATGACAGCTGCTTTTTTGCTAGGTGATGACATACATGTTATAGGCTACCAGTACGTATAGCATTTGCCATTCCTTAGCCTAATTTTCGGTTATATGACAGCAGACTACAGAGGTTGTGCAGAAAGTATGTTCTGACAGTTgatttaaaaataataaaaaatttatTTCAATATATTCTGATTCATTTCTGGCATGCTTATTGTAGCACCTTTGTCATATGGTTTCTTGGCTTTTTGCAGCCATAAATAATTTAAGATAATTGATGTACAGATTATGTTTCCTATTCAACTCACCTGTATATTCAAAATATTGTTTTGGTAAAGTAACACAAAATTTTCCTAACAGTAGTGTGTATTTGAGTTTGTTTTGAAGCAGCCATCGAATTATTTTCCCAATTTCGTATGCTCACTCTGGCCTGCATGGTCAAATGCTTTTCAAATGGCGTTTGTAACTGGCTAATGTTGGATTAACTTTTCCAAAAGTACAAAATTCTTTCCACAGTGCCATTGCAGCAGCATTTGCAAAACACAACTACCTTACTGGATGGCTAAGAAAGCTTTGCTCTAGAAGCATGTTTTGAGCTTAGACAACTGTATCACCATTGCTTTATGCCCAAGTATGATAGTGGTTAAATGCATAGACATTTTTGTTGTGAGTACATGTAGGAGCACATGTAGAACTATGACTCACCTGTGACATCCTGCAGCCAATCTTTTGCTTGATTTAAGAACTTAACTATATTATCGTCTGTGTATTGTAATCAGGGTTCCTTGTGTTCCTTCCTTTTTGCATCCACATTCACTTCACGTAATTCACACTCTGCATCTTGTGACCCCAGTGGCCCATAGAAAATTTTTATGTAGTAAAAAATTGGGCTATTTGGTGTTTGGTCATCTTGTAATGTGCTGAGTGCAACATACAACCACAGGAGGATCCACTAGAAAAGGATAACAGGGCACTCCACTGTCTTTGTCCCATTGTCCTTGTCGGTTTGTCCTTTCGTGGCTGTCAGATGTACTCAGTGCATTACAATATGAAATCCCTCTATGCATTGCAACTAGTTTTAGACAAGGGAGTGCTTGTTCCACTTTTGCTGCTCAGCTGTAGTTATCCCTGCTATCTCCGGTGGCTAAATTTACTTCTCCCGCGAATACAGCATCTGCAATGGAGAAGTGGGGTCCCGCAGCAGCCACAAGCGCAAGGAGGTCCACAATGAGGTGGAAAGGAGGCGGAAGGACAAGATCAATATTGGAATCCTGCGCCTTGGGGAGTTGCTGCCCGACAAGGATCCCAGGAAGCAGGTGCGTTTGACAAACTCACAATTCTCACAGGAATGCTAAAGACAAGCATTCAGTCAATTGAGAATGTTAAAATACCCTCGTGGGCACTCTAGCATTTGTTTCATGCCAAGAGGTGAGTTATACTCTACTTCACACATTGCAGGTGATGCTAAGAAGGCTAGTCGGACTTCTCTCACTGCTGGCATGCTTGATCAAAATATAGTGTGGCACATATGAAAGAAAAAAGTATATGTATGCGTTATGTAATTTTATGTTGCACTAAGTCTCATACTTTAATGTCACAGCATACGGCGCAGTTATTACATGGAAGGTGGGGCCGATCCGAACCTGTTTACTAACGCATGAGTGGAGTGATACACTTCTGCAGCCAGTAACCACAGCGTACCAGTTGCAGTAGTGACCAAAACATAGTATGTTGCATAGTGGAAGCACAGAGGTGTACAATGCAGGATCTGGCGTAACATTATTTCCACCTGTTGCAGTTGTAATATTTGAAGTAGTTATACCATAGAAAGCCTCGCAGATCAAGAACATCTATACTGTAATGTATGTAGAGAGGTTTATAGAACAACACTATTCGCATAGCTTCCGCAGTGTTGCATGCTTTGTATGTAACAGAGTTTAGGTGCACAGAAAGTCACGACTAAAGTGATGGggctgcataattttttcactaTTCAGATCTCACAATCGAATGGGGGTGTCGACCACATTGCCCGCCACTTCCTAGCAATAGCTTTCTCAGAGTCACAGAAACTCATCACAAAGGCCATGCTTGTGCTGTACTGTGGGCAGTCGAAAGGACTAATGACATCATGGTCGCCATTACGTAGCTACTCCAGTGATATCAGAGGCCCTACTCTGCCAAGCATTACTGCCCACTTTGGGTAACTGAAAAGTTCAAAGACGATGCCATACCCCTGCAGTTAGCACTGACAGAGTGCTGTGAAGACATAGCGGCAGTGGAGTTTTCTGTCGAAAGTTCCAAAGCCAGACTACATTTTGCAGTGTAGGGGAGttcacaacatttttttttgtgtgtgtgtgcggcggCAATGGCATTGGCCTACTAAAGCTGGCAGCATGGTCGTTATCTAATGTCAATTAAAAAACAGCCAGAAACAAAGCCTGTGTCGGAGCCCTGAATTTGCTTTGAAACGTAATTGAAACATAAGCTCACCAGCTATTTTACTAGTACCTACTAATGCAGGTTTCCATGCACATCCCTCCACAGCAGGGTTTGTCGCATGTTTAAAATTTGCAGCATGGACTTGGCACCGTGTTAGTCTTTGTTGTACAACACAAGTGTACACCACAGGAGACTGTAAGCTCACACTGAACATTGCATGAAGCTGTTACAAGCACAGCATAAGTATGCTTTTAGTGAAAATTAAATGAAACTCGACTGCGCTGGATGTCGGCGCACAGTCAACAGAAGTAGCATGACAGTGTGAACCAATCTACCCTGTTCGTGTAATTGTTTAGTAGATTGCAGCAGTTCACACCAGTGCCAATACAATCACCAGCCATCTCCTCTCTTTCTGTGCCTCATAAATAAATTAGAGCGCTGGGCTTTCGAAGAGTCATGTCTTATATACCTATACAACATGGTCTGCAACCTACGTGTCCAAAATTGAAATTCACTTTAGTGGCCTATTAAAGGAGTGCTAACATgacatttttctctctctctcttgttgtgTGAAGGTCCATACTCTCTCAACCCTAGAAGAAATCAGAGGAAATACTGGAAAGGTGTCAaagcaccctaaataatttactgtaatagtgGCTCCTACAAACTAGTTTTGGTTTCAGTACCCAGCTGGTGAATCCATCATGACATCCACTGGCTCACTTAGTTCCTGCAGTCAGTGCAGCTGCTACATGCGAGTGCAGCCAGAAGAAACATGCGTAGTGCTCCTGTTTGTTTTCTTATGAGCAGCATCATCATACCCAGCCCTATTGCTGTGCGCCAGAAATCTTGCTCTCTGTCATGATGTTACGATAGTGCCAATAATGCCAGGTCTATCATTTCGAGACAAACTTTACAGTGTTATTTTAGTCAGTGACCTTTCTACAATATCAAAAATGTCAGCCTTACCATAAGGAAAGACTCGAGAACAAATGATGGATGGCAACGCTGcattgaagttcctgcaccaggtCGCCATGACGTCATTGAGTAAAGATGAACCACATTGTATTCTAAGGGAGCCATAGACTGAACTTAGCAAACTTCCAAAACGTTTACTGAGCAACAACTGCCCAAATATGAAAATATACTTTAAAACCATAACACCATGCatgaaaaacatttttgcacACTTTAGGGTGTGTCCTGCCTCCCAAACAGTGATCGTCACCTGTCTCACCTACTTTTCCTTTCGCGAAAACATTGCACTCATTGCTTTGCTatcaagaatgctatgtcactCTAATAACGCAAATGCTGTTTGTGACTCGTAAGTAGCGGCCACACAGcattaaataaagaaaggaaaggctcacgaaatagatgacgattattgtttgaaGGCAGGGTAAGCCCCAAAAAGTGCAAACATTTCTTAGGGTGTGGTACTGACATACCGGCCCTAGGGTTTCCGTGTGAAATATGAAAAGTTGAACTTTGGCCTTGATTTTCTCTCCCATTTATCAATCTGTTATCACAACATTAACAAAAATAAAGTACACATTTTGAAGAATACTTTAACATTCTAAACTGTGTTAGTGTTTCTCTTTGTTTTCCCTTCAATATCAAATTAAAATATCTTATAATTGTTTCTCGACCTTCGTACTTGCCAAGTGTCATCCTTCAACATGCGAGAAGCCTGTGGTGGTGTTGCTGCAAGTTCCAAAGTATGTGTCAGCAGTGCTTTAAGTTAAGCTAGACTGGTTGGCTACACTTCAGCAGCACTAGTGTATGGTGCTGCAGTAATGACACGTGTGTTAACCTGTGCAAACATCCAGAATGCTGCAGCTGTCGTCACAGACTGCTGTTGTTTGCCAAGTGCGCAGAACATCAGATTGTGTATTGTTCTGCAGCTGTAACGACGTGCAGGTATAGGCAGGCAGAGGTGGAATAAACTGAAAAGTTTATTGGGCAACTTGTGCCTTATTAACTTGGATACGGCTTGGCGCCGTTAGCACCAAGTGCAGTTGACAGTCGTTGAATCTGATGACGGCCGTTTGCACCAACCTGCTTTTAACATACATCATCAGATTGCCCAGATGCACCTAAGGCGATGGGGTAAATTCTAGAATGTGCCACAGTCATTTATCAGTGCACCTACAGACATATATGACGGGCCCATCTTTCTGGGAAGTACTACTACATTTAAATCACATATTTTCCTGTATCATGAGCATGTTCTCGCACAACAGCAGAAAGGTGATATCAGAGTCGCATAACTATAGCAAATGAAAGTCCCATGGCAATCTTTTGTGCCTGTCCTGTATATATCTAGTAAAGGGTCTTACTTTAGGCCTTTGGCTTAGCTCTAAATGTCCAAGGCTGACAGCGATGCTTGCTTCAAGGTTTACCCAAAATGTGACTAAACTTGTAGgtttatgcagggtgtcccagctaactttagccagagtttaaaactgcaaatgccacgtagctggacagagcaaaggtaatgttgtttgctgtcgcttggagatattgaaaccatttttttcattctgccgaattagataattagtcttaattaattaatcaacttttcaaatattatagttacattaaaattgtcaatgagaaaattctaaagcaacatgaaaaactcccgatacagctttttgttcctcaataaagtgctacataaaagtgtttttccgagtgtaaaagaagcccgcgaatactgGCCAAGGAATCGAGCAGCCAGTTGCGCGGAAAtcttgcatgcatttgcgggcttctttcacgctcggaaaaaaatttttatgcagcacgtattaaGAAACCGAGagctgtatcgcgagtttttcatgtcgctctacaattttctcattaacattTTTCATGTCATTACAACATGTGAGACAGTggttaattaaggctaattatctaattaggtggcaTGAAAGAGATTTCATATCCccaagcaatggcaaacaacattatctttattctgtccagctacgtggcattttgcatatttttaaactctggcttaaattagctgggacaccctgtacaagcCCCACAGGTTGATGCATCTGGCATACAATGAAGCAGTGCCTGCTTGAGACTAGTTAATTTTTTTAACAGTGAAGAAAACGTTCAGATTGAATTCCAAATCGAGCAGAGACTCAACCTTGCAGTTTTACAAACTTCTGTTGTGAAAAAAAAGTGGGCGGTGCATCCATCCTTTGGAGATTATTGGCAACGTTAACGTGATTATTGATCTATCCAATGATGGGTGTGTAATCGGTGATGATATGTTTTATATGTTATGGTAATTATAATGAAGAGCAGTTTGTATCCAGTGATACATACCGATTGCCACATATCCAGTGCCAGGAAGTGAGGGCTTTGTttatgggcaatgaacttgcacGCGTCCTAGTTCCAAGTGACCCAAGTTAACGTCAAAGCAGGTAATTGAACACTGACACAGACccactggcacacacccagtgacagACACCCAGTGGCCTAAGTTGACATGGAAGGAAAACAATCAATTAGATCCATACTTCGATACATAACTGCAAAGTCTCCCAATTTAACCTGGAGACTCCCGAATTTTGACCACTCCTACCAATTGTATGGACACGGTCATAAATCTCCCATAAAGCTACGCCAAGCCACTGCGAAAAGGAAATTGCAAAACGGTAAAAAAGAATCCCATAATGCAGCACAGCCACAACGTAATTGCCACTATGCACAAGGTAGCTAGCCGAAGTCAGATTTATGTCCCAGCCATTTGTGTGTAGGTGGCATAGGCACATTTCAATTTCATTCAGATCGAGGCATGCATTGAGGAGTGCGCGAGTAAAAGGTTGAATATGCATTGCGTAATGTTTAGGCCAGCTTAGCCATAGTACAGCCATGCTAAGTTGTGAATTACAATAACTGTGCCAAGGCACATAGTACACATAATTATACATACATGCACATGCTCCCTCCGGTTGCAGTATGAGTACAAGACTTCCAACAAATGTATTGAGAGCTATTCAGAGgtcattaaagcgaaagctttagtaACCGCGTCAAACCAAGTTTCGCCATCACCAGCAGTTTGACATTCGTTTGACCGCAGCTGCACCCTAGCCTTGGCaatgcatcacgtgactcgccgcacCGAGCTCCACCgccttggcgcatgcgctctctgcAGCTGGGTcaccgcctgaccacgtgacttaCCATGCACCTGGCTAAGAGGAGTGCCGCGTGcacctagtcagtgcgagcttggccatggatgagagcgaggctgGGCCGTCTTCTCTGGGTGTTGCGCGGAAGcaggaggctttgagccgtcgtcgccaagtggCGTCTTACCACCCTGcagatatcgcccggcgagctgcttcactggggAAAGTCTGTAATGCAACAGGCATAGCActgtcgagatcaatgtagcaaCCGCGTTTGCACCCTGTCCATTTGTGCTTTGACGCTGCGGATGTTCTCAGCGTCTCTtcgcatgtctagcacttgcgctttccctgtggcacaacaggcatcACACCGTCGAACTATGCTTGTCTACGCAAGCCTAATAATAGTCGTGTCTAGCCACCGATCTAGGCACAgtcgtcatacctggcttaatgATGATTgcatacctaagtataataattacagctaaatcaaaggttaaccaagtgaaacaaaaacttaaccaggctaaaccaagttCTCGCTTTGCATATCGGGGGTTAGCTGAGTGAAGCTGCAGCCAATTTTTCGCCCGAATTTTGAGGTCAAGAGGTTGGCATGTAGGTATGTAGATACCAAAAAGTGGCTGAAGTATCCTAATAATGCCAATTGCATTAAAGGTATCCTAATATACGATGCATTGGCATGTAGGTATGTAGATACCAAAAAGTGGCTGAAGTATCCTAATAATGCCAATTGCATTAAAGGTATCCTAATATACGATGCATCCAAAGTACTGCTAAATCCTTAATATCGCACTGAGGTCCCCATTACCACATTTTGCCATTAAATTTAAGCAGGGAAGTCGTTGCATCATATTCTCTAAAAAATATGTTTTGTTTttccaaagaaatagaaaaatgttCTTTTAAGAGACACcaaaaggcaaatactaagttggcgtggactgtttaaataccagtccagaaacctcacaacacttgtttcatgccaagaaaagacttagtttacaagaaaattgcatctgaagggtccgtaTACTTTTATcacaattcaaatctcccaccacccgaccgggggagtggtgacgttgcatacgccatcaccgccctttgctgccataGGGGAGTAAACTGGCACCCGACAGATGGCGGTACCAAGCCAAGACAGGgtggcggattcgccgctgcagctgctcatTGGTCAAGTGGTGTAGACCGTTCGGCCATCCCGCGACACAACATGGAAGttgcattctctgctacttgcagtttgtgcgagtttcgctaGCCAGCAAACCAAGCGCAGCACTACGTGACAACtattgaaacgcgaaagcgtgtcaagcgaaaacgaaacctttggaCTGCCCATGTTGTTGTCAGCATTATTTCAATGAGTTCTGTTTTCTAaaagtgaaatagaactggacaagtagcattttatttagtcttataatacaatacagagatgttttgtgcaacgagtggttgagtactagtgacataatttaactgaggtgtgctttcgtcatcggccaAGTACTTAAATGccccaggggagtctctaatcatgtcctgcatttacctcaatttctctatataattaaggctctgtttgcgataatattgatgccttaaaGATTCTCTAGGactaatctgtcactttagcttgacttaatatttgcctttagtgtccctttaaaatatATTTCAGTCTAAGCTGATTTACTGTTCACCTTTTGTGTCTCTTAAGAGTTAAAGCAAGTGTCTTTGGTTGTCAAGACATTCATATTATGCATTCCTTTTTGCATTTTCTGTAGAGCAAGAATGGGATCCTTGAACGGGCATCGGAATACATCACATACTTGAAAGATTTGAATGAGAAGCTGGTGATGGACAAGGTTACCAACTTGGAAGGTAAGCTACTGAATTGAGCACTTATTTTACATGCTGTAAAAGAAGCATTAGTTCCCCTTTCAGTTACTGATATGATTAACTACAACGACAAACTTTTCTATTGGAGACAGAAAACAGTCATACGGCCTTTGCTTTGTTCATAAATGTAGTAGTGAGTAGCAGGCCTAGACTTATCGTTATGCATTGTACTAATATGTGcactctcttttattttttctttctcttcaacagCCACTGTGTTTGCTGGTTTACGTAAGCAGATCAGGGACCTGGAGGAACTGAATGCCAATTATGCGAGGCTGCTTACCACAGCAGGCATTCCCCTGACGAGTGGCCCCGAAGAGATTTGGGACCACAAGCCAAAAAAGTATTCTTTGAAACACCTTCCCGACAAGCAACGTGCCTTACTTGCCTGCACAGAGGTCAAGACAGTTCTTCAGCAGCAGCAACCTTGCCAGCATCATGGCACGACAGTCATGTCATCACGGCCTGCTGCAGAGCCTCTCGCTCCTAAAGCACCGCAGGCTGCAGTGGCACCAGCTGTACCACCAGCACCTCCTCCAGCAAGCTGTGCACGAGAAGCAATGCCTGGCTGCACGCTGGTGACTCAGGCACTTCCATCAGCACCCGTCATGTCCACAGCTCAACCATCCGCTGTCACAGTGTTCCAGCAACAACACCCCCTGACGGCTGCAGCTACCGGAGTGGCCACAGGAACGGCAGGAGGGGTTGTCTCACAGCCTATCTTAATGATCAACGACCAGGGCGTCCCTGTGCTACAGAATGTGGTGACCTTCCAAAACACTTCCATCATCCTGAATCCACAGGGGCATGCCATGGGAGCACGTACACCGGGATCGGTGGTCTCCTTCACGGGGCCCGACATGCTGCCCCAAGTGCACTTGGCAACAGGGCAGAGCACTGATGACTTTGCTCACTCGGCAGCAGCCCTTGGGGGCCTGATGCAGTGCGACCCCAAGTTGAAGGAGGCTGCCAAGCTCTGTGGCGTCCAGCAAAATGCAGCAACTTTCCTCTCGAGCGCAGGAATGATGATGAACCAGCCCCTCCTCTCCCTTGGAACTGGAACCACGATGATTGCTGGACAGACAGCACCGGCGCCACAGGTCCCATCAGCATTCCTTCTTCCATCCGGACAGATCATTCCTGTCGTGTCACAGCCACAGGTAGTCAGTGCACCTATGCAATCGGCGCACCCTCTTGGGAGTCAAGTGGCAGCTAATGTAGCGGCAGCAGTGAGTAGTTGTAGTACTTCTCTCGGGAAGGTGGTGCAATGTGATGGTGCACAGAGCTACATGTGCAGGGAGCATGCGTCTTCCGTTCAGCACAAAACACTGGCATCTACACCTTCGTCTGGTGGAACTGCAGTGGGAAATGCCACAGCCCAGCCAGGAGGAAACTGCAGAAAGCAGCACCACACCTGCCCTCAGCATTCGTCACCATCTTCATCAAAGTGCATTGCCGTGCCAGACAGTTCGAGGACAAAGCCAGTATGTTCCCACGCAGCATCCAAACAACCACTCTGCTCTATCAGGCCCAAGCCGACTCCTCAGACCCCAGATTCTAGTCAGGCTAAGCCTTCGTGCACGCGTAAGAGTGGTGGGGGTAAGAAAGTGTCAGCATCAAAGCCTTCCTCAGAGATACCAGCTAAGAGGGCACGTGCAGATGCACCGCGGTCAGATGAGGAGACTGCCTCGCATGCTTCCACCTGTTCATCAACCACGGCTACCACCTCAGCCCAGAGCACGGAGGGAGTGAGCAGCACAAGCAACAAAGAGATTTCACCCCTTGCTGCAGACATTCTGGCCCAAGCAACAGAGTCTATCTTTTCGTGTGGTGGCAATGTGGAAGCAGCAGTCAACCAGGCAGCACAGTCGAAAAACAAGAGTCCGGTGTCAGCAAGCTCAAGTGACCAGTCTACCGTTCCTCCTGCAGTTTCGATTGCTGCCACTGTAGAGACTAACACGGGTGCACGAGCGTCAACCACAATTACAGCATCTTCTCCTCCCAGTACCTCTGTCACTCTCACCCAAAGTCACTGTTCGAGGGCTCCTGTGCTTGCAGAAGCAGTCTGTAGCAGTGATGCCGTTCCAGCCAACAGCACTGTTGAAGAAGCATCCAAGATTAAAGACATTTTTGAGAATGGAAGGCCAACTGAAATCGATGCGGAGACAACATCTACTACTAGCCAAGTGTCAGCTGAAAATGGCGCACAGTCAGCATTGGCAAAGGATGGGCAAGATGACATACAGGCATCTGATAACGACCGTAACGAACTTCCTAGTCTCAGTTTACACTCTATAGTGATGGAGGAAAACATTGATATATCTCCGAGTGTCAGTTCAACAACCTTCACCGAAAGTTATGTGTCAGTCAGTGCCAGCAGTAACGGCCACAGCACACCTCAGGGCTCCTCTAAGATCCCTGACTGTGCTGCTTCCATACTTTGCCAACTCACTCCACCCAGCAGCAAAGGCAGTGAAGATAATAGCAAAGCCTTTGTCTCCAGCACTGACAGTCTAGCATCAGACCAGGAGTTGCCCCTAATACTCAGTATTCCTGAAGACGATGGGCATGGTTCTCTAAACAGCAACTCGAATCCAGGTCTTTCGTTCCCATCGCTGTCACCAGGGGATCAATTAGAACATGAATTGGGAAACGGCAATGCTAAGACAGCAGAAAGCACGAGCAGCCTATCACAGTTTGTCCTCACTCCGCCAACACCACACCTTCCAGCCAGCACAGCACAGGTATCAGTCACCTCGAGCACAAACAAAAAGAAGGAGTCATCAGAGAGCAGCACGTACACCTATGTTGCTTCTGAGAGCTTCCCGACACCACCAAGTCATTCAGAGGAGTTGCACACCATTGGGAACaccagcagcagtagcagcaagcAAGACTGCCACCATGCCTCTCGATCTCCACAACTTCATAGCGCACCTCCTGCGAAGTTGCACATGGAGGCATCGTGCCACAGTTTTGTTTCAAATGCACCGCGTACACTCCCAATGCACAGCAGAGGATTGCAGTTTTCAACAGCATCTGCAGCGAGCACACCTGCTCAAGTGCACCACATTTCATTGCCTGGCTTTAGCACAGCTCAAGGCTTTGCGGCACCCAAGGAGCCCGAATCTTTGCCCCTGCTGGACAACAGCAGCAAGCCGCCC encodes:
- the LOC142582650 gene encoding uncharacterized protein LOC142582650; its protein translation is MSEQYSSDEDACICNGEVGSRSSHKRKEVHNEVERRRKDKINIGILRLGELLPDKDPRKQSKNGILERASEYITYLKDLNEKLVMDKVTNLEATVFAGLRKQIRDLEELNANYARLLTTAGIPLTSGPEEIWDHKPKKYSLKHLPDKQRALLACTEVKTVLQQQQPCQHHGTTVMSSRPAAEPLAPKAPQAAVAPAVPPAPPPASCAREAMPGCTLVTQALPSAPVMSTAQPSAVTVFQQQHPLTAAATGVATGTAGGVVSQPILMINDQGVPVLQNVVTFQNTSIILNPQGHAMGARTPGSVVSFTGPDMLPQVHLATGQSTDDFAHSAAALGGLMQCDPKLKEAAKLCGVQQNAATFLSSAGMMMNQPLLSLGTGTTMIAGQTAPAPQVPSAFLLPSGQIIPVVSQPQVVSAPMQSAHPLGSQVAANVAAAVSSCSTSLGKVVQCDGAQSYMCREHASSVQHKTLASTPSSGGTAVGNATAQPGGNCRKQHHTCPQHSSPSSSKCIAVPDSSRTKPVCSHAASKQPLCSIRPKPTPQTPDSSQAKPSCTRKSGGGKKVSASKPSSEIPAKRARADAPRSDEETASHASTCSSTTATTSAQSTEGVSSTSNKEISPLAADILAQATESIFSCGGNVEAAVNQAAQSKNKSPVSASSSDQSTVPPAVSIAATVETNTGARASTTITASSPPSTSVTLTQSHCSRAPVLAEAVCSSDAVPANSTVEEASKIKDIFENGRPTEIDAETTSTTSQVSAENGAQSALAKDGQDDIQASDNDRNELPSLSLHSIVMEENIDISPSVSSTTFTESYVSVSASSNGHSTPQGSSKIPDCAASILCQLTPPSSKGSEDNSKAFVSSTDSLASDQELPLILSIPEDDGHGSLNSNSNPGLSFPSLSPGDQLEHELGNGNAKTAESTSSLSQFVLTPPTPHLPASTAQVSVTSSTNKKKESSESSTYTYVASESFPTPPSHSEELHTIGNTSSSSSKQDCHHASRSPQLHSAPPAKLHMEASCHSFVSNAPRTLPMHSRGLQFSTASAASTPAQVHHISLPGFSTAQGFAAPKEPESLPLLDNSSKPPPSPCRMIRDSGRCSTPSKSPSAQFPMSINPYMTTPSFPFPRPDQYTPCTRTLTPQSNTPNSSNTALSCYSAEALIGTQNFLPSSYRLTPPSCAQVPTTQRSSCQQSSRPQISYSAESLIQSQASNPKKDLQATAKEPSFSNHPGFVNRLPSYQPQTSTHTTAHSHQRQLPASTSQQMHLPSTTMSGAPDNRSQALPVSTTVPPQPTTVHSSYTVQLSTNTQRSLATTPSRYPIHTYHTAKDDFPMLPSAPLHTPPLHTMAPHMSQSPSSRGHHVQPDTSSNQNMFQHQNYPYPNFSLGHRSPSFGTCTASRPEVPATSRAPASCLQATSPRQSHFGMQVPTSQQQGCLFPSASSASLLPLTSEFGPQCSGPLAPPPPPVFGNLSQHCAQAPHLVNNLIPGPFATSGNTICGTSLPQPGAESEKQGGRRDKQGMHLMSETGCPDPEKQQSKSKSKKNKPSNTSSHTAVNSIPYFPDFRNESHNHALITLPPPPAPSQKLPHTPSLPSMSTSTSSALPWPHHQQQHHHQLQQTLQPPHTKPSHTSTDVERSANISSATYNPLFRPQSQQNSINLNLNGSCVPTPHSSSAASFSHHHSPLQRNAQHSSASTSSVASVVSMTSSSISTATQVAPYSNCAVAPSQHVPNFNLSNIFPDIGSGEQGRASAAPPPPPPSTHFYPSSRVLHNSFNHILPPPPPPAPPHNNFVHSGHHAPSFSNVIPPLTFPMHEH